Proteins encoded together in one Candidatus Xianfuyuplasma coldseepsis window:
- a CDS encoding extracellular solute-binding protein has translation MKKILILPLLLSFVFIISIFVDSYTIRAAEEDDLLSDMKLSDLMSDSITYIEAYDESSSYYGVYNNWMSIGEELPQGTYTITPDFVTGGEVVDTADSFGYDTSVRQFNPNDTMTFVVDVSEAGLYEFYFDYYLLDDTKLRPAIEFKVNNEFQYNEMANLEIPIKWEIDDEPVYDRYGDELTPNSQLFSEWSNFGLSDPNYFFVEPLKIYLAEGENTIDITINEGYVLFGDITVGNLYTDPVPYTEYLDNQPTATSDVPLITLDAERYQLESRQNIRSKFVRDPSLTPYTYKNRVLNVVDQTSYRKAGDSISYTFTVETAGYYQFSFKYQQFENDELSSYRTIRIDDEIPFKELESFAFPFTRRWDNITLGENGEAYEIYLDAGTHTLEMAVINSEIRDVYHTLVGVLEIIDDLAREINKITGGLTDRYRDYKLDLYIPNLVDDLQLIDEQIELSKQAIIDIYDDNDMAIINDLELAQRYLGEFIEDPDEIPPFKSRFNEGDQSIYGIINKNLPFLVDAPLQLDTIMLHDQAYELPKANASVFVRMWESVRSFVYSFFDPKYNDIDEIDDDTVEIWVRQSRLYIQVMQRMIDDDFTEDSGIKVQLSVMPDEQKIVLANAANTTPDAAMGLSVTRPFEFAIRDMVVDLKTLDGFYDVTSEFNKNSFIPFIYEDGVYSIPETMDVKLLFYRTDVLEFLGVEPPQTWEEVVSLIPVMQKYNYYFYTPLGGDLAFKTFGETTPFIYQHQGVIYNDTGDKVVLDEAGAYDAFEFMTDLFSVYNVPITTSNFFQKFRDGISPIGIGDGNMYIQLKYAAPELAGQWEVMPIPGIEYEYDDPDDCPGPLTDGVCIERWDPTYGTSSVIFNDSSKIDKVWEYYKWWFSSDVQSEFTYQLQSLLGDEFLHMTANVEAFRTSAWPSDSKYQVLEQWEWVRTTGKVPGDYLVERELSNAWNTVVNDGTNPRVAIDDAVVIMNRELRRKLEEFGYYQDGELVKPFIIPTFENIDQWMVEGGDSNE, from the coding sequence ATGAAGAAAATCCTCATATTACCACTGCTTCTATCATTTGTTTTTATAATAAGTATTTTCGTCGACAGTTACACCATTCGAGCTGCCGAAGAGGATGACTTGTTATCTGACATGAAGCTGAGTGACTTGATGTCCGATAGTATAACCTACATTGAAGCATATGATGAAAGTAGTAGTTATTATGGTGTATATAACAACTGGATGAGTATTGGTGAAGAACTGCCGCAAGGCACCTACACCATCACACCGGATTTTGTTACCGGAGGTGAGGTTGTTGATACGGCAGATAGTTTCGGCTATGATACATCCGTACGCCAGTTTAATCCTAATGATACAATGACATTCGTTGTCGATGTATCGGAAGCAGGACTCTATGAGTTCTATTTTGACTATTACCTATTGGACGACACCAAACTTCGCCCAGCGATTGAATTCAAAGTGAATAACGAGTTTCAGTACAATGAGATGGCAAACTTGGAGATTCCAATTAAATGGGAAATTGACGATGAACCGGTTTATGATCGCTACGGAGATGAGTTGACACCCAATAGTCAGTTGTTCTCTGAATGGAGTAATTTTGGATTATCCGATCCGAACTATTTCTTTGTGGAGCCATTAAAAATTTATCTTGCTGAAGGGGAGAACACAATTGACATCACCATCAATGAAGGCTATGTCTTATTTGGTGATATTACCGTTGGTAATCTATACACAGATCCTGTGCCCTATACGGAGTATCTGGATAATCAACCCACAGCAACAAGTGACGTACCACTAATTACCTTGGATGCCGAGCGGTATCAGTTAGAGAGCCGTCAAAATATTCGTTCGAAATTTGTGCGTGACCCCTCGTTAACACCATATACGTATAAGAACCGGGTGTTAAACGTGGTGGATCAAACGTCTTACCGTAAAGCGGGGGATAGTATTTCTTATACCTTTACCGTTGAAACAGCAGGGTATTATCAGTTTTCCTTTAAGTATCAACAATTTGAAAACGATGAATTATCCAGTTATCGAACGATCCGTATTGATGATGAAATCCCGTTTAAAGAATTGGAAAGTTTTGCCTTCCCATTTACGAGACGCTGGGACAACATCACACTAGGTGAGAATGGCGAAGCCTATGAAATCTATTTGGATGCGGGAACGCATACGCTGGAAATGGCAGTTATCAATAGTGAAATCCGTGACGTCTATCACACCCTTGTTGGCGTGTTAGAAATCATTGATGATTTAGCACGTGAAATTAATAAAATTACCGGGGGATTAACCGACCGGTATCGCGATTATAAACTGGATCTATATATTCCGAATTTAGTGGATGATTTGCAGTTGATTGATGAACAAATTGAACTGTCAAAACAAGCAATCATCGACATTTATGACGACAATGATATGGCCATTATCAATGATTTGGAATTGGCGCAACGCTATTTGGGTGAATTTATTGAAGATCCCGATGAGATTCCTCCCTTTAAATCGCGATTTAACGAGGGAGACCAAAGTATTTACGGAATCATCAATAAGAATTTGCCATTCTTAGTCGATGCACCGCTACAACTCGATACAATTATGCTTCATGATCAAGCATATGAATTACCAAAAGCCAATGCGAGTGTCTTTGTCCGGATGTGGGAAAGTGTTCGTTCATTTGTCTATTCTTTCTTTGATCCGAAATACAACGACATCGATGAAATTGATGACGATACTGTGGAAATCTGGGTGCGTCAATCACGGCTGTATATTCAGGTTATGCAGCGGATGATCGATGATGATTTTACCGAGGATAGCGGCATTAAAGTACAACTATCCGTTATGCCGGATGAACAAAAAATCGTTTTGGCAAATGCGGCCAATACGACACCGGATGCGGCGATGGGTCTCAGTGTAACACGCCCGTTTGAATTTGCGATTCGTGACATGGTTGTAGATCTAAAAACACTCGATGGATTCTACGATGTCACCAGTGAATTTAACAAAAACAGTTTTATCCCCTTCATCTATGAAGATGGGGTGTATTCCATCCCCGAAACCATGGATGTGAAGTTGTTGTTCTACCGGACTGATGTCTTAGAATTTCTTGGGGTTGAACCACCCCAAACATGGGAAGAAGTTGTCAGTTTGATTCCGGTCATGCAAAAATATAACTATTATTTCTATACACCGCTTGGTGGCGATTTAGCGTTTAAAACCTTTGGTGAAACCACACCGTTTATCTATCAACATCAAGGTGTAATTTATAACGATACAGGTGACAAAGTGGTACTGGATGAAGCTGGTGCTTACGATGCCTTTGAGTTTATGACCGATTTGTTTAGTGTATACAATGTCCCAATTACAACATCAAATTTCTTCCAAAAATTCCGTGATGGAATTAGTCCGATTGGGATTGGCGATGGGAACATGTATATTCAGCTAAAATATGCGGCTCCAGAACTTGCTGGACAATGGGAAGTCATGCCGATTCCAGGAATTGAATATGAATACGATGATCCCGATGATTGTCCCGGACCACTCACCGATGGGGTCTGTATTGAACGATGGGATCCAACCTATGGAACCAGTAGTGTCATCTTCAACGATAGTTCGAAGATTGACAAAGTGTGGGAATACTACAAATGGTGGTTTAGCAGCGATGTTCAAAGCGAATTCACCTATCAACTGCAATCGTTACTCGGTGATGAGTTTTTGCATATGACGGCTAATGTCGAAGCGTTCCGTACCAGTGCCTGGCCAAGCGATAGTAAGTACCAAGTATTGGAACAATGGGAGTGGGTTCGTACAACTGGTAAAGTTCCCGGAGATTATCTTGTTGAACGGGAATTATCCAATGCATGGAATACTGTTGTCAATGATGGTACCAATCCACGGGTTGCGATTGATGACGCAGTGGTTATTATGAATCGTGAGCTGCGCCGGAAACTTGAAGAATTTGGATATTATCAAGATGGTGAACTCGTGAAACCATTTATCATTCCGACGTTTGAAAACATCGATCAGTGGATGGTAGAAGGAGGCGATAGCAATGAATGA
- a CDS encoding ABC transporter substrate-binding protein, which yields MKKLALVSVAMVLSFILFGCSTDTTPPTISGISEGQTLEVKVGEQVDLGAITATDKDGNELTITIIGFYDINVIDEYDVSLRAKDADGFTISLPIKLSVRAETCEENPDQEICKSDAEKAAEMYEALGKYNVDDNNNDVPDWQEDTIELDMGFSYYGADDATNAVWMNVQKFMEKYPNISVTRNPTFTSGWEDGDDGLLEIQIAASQSGELPEIFFNPKGAETFDKGMTLDLSMYIETDEEAQYITPNALTGMRTYDNSEIWGIPWQGVGPITAINLTLLEELGIYNPTDPDNDNLPGYDWTYEEYEELRDRIAAINEFGQCVFPGVIDFSYFGANYFDSVPNGYRGYNIDTGYFDFAGATNYGNWLQEVAAEAKAGLHWYDLTVMPGGQAILDGLQGCEDITNSWTDGRRGINTIYLWAFNAEVNSMVTKGQEIDIYPYPVAPEGGTTATYTYHDYYSLSKKLEADEDWVRAQAAYELVKWLTYGEEGLESRWGLIDEINEEARDAHELALLDDPELGAFVSPFITGDRYLMDFIQGWPITSNPNVMAIHPLVAGFGENSGGLDRYEFEAFNLPEFQFQMSNANPYPRQIPAFASVANDFEPWDIKDDMRDLSLSWENIAPEIEATLNEDVDKFLQQYSK from the coding sequence ATGAAAAAATTAGCATTAGTTAGCGTTGCAATGGTTCTGTCGTTCATCCTTTTCGGATGTTCGACGGACACCACGCCGCCAACGATTAGTGGAATATCCGAGGGTCAAACCTTGGAAGTTAAAGTCGGTGAACAAGTCGATTTAGGGGCAATCACCGCAACCGATAAAGATGGTAATGAATTAACAATCACCATCATCGGATTTTATGACATCAACGTTATCGATGAGTACGATGTTTCATTACGTGCGAAAGATGCGGACGGATTCACGATCTCACTCCCAATTAAATTGAGTGTTCGTGCGGAAACTTGTGAGGAAAATCCCGATCAAGAAATCTGTAAATCCGATGCTGAAAAAGCGGCTGAAATGTACGAAGCATTAGGGAAATATAATGTCGATGACAACAACAATGATGTTCCAGACTGGCAAGAAGATACCATTGAACTTGATATGGGATTCAGCTATTATGGAGCAGATGATGCAACCAATGCAGTTTGGATGAATGTACAAAAATTCATGGAAAAATATCCAAACATCTCTGTTACGCGTAATCCAACCTTTACCAGTGGTTGGGAAGATGGCGATGACGGTTTATTAGAAATTCAAATCGCCGCATCGCAGTCAGGTGAACTACCTGAGATTTTCTTCAATCCCAAAGGTGCCGAAACCTTCGACAAAGGGATGACTCTTGATTTATCAATGTACATTGAGACCGATGAGGAAGCTCAATACATTACACCAAATGCGCTCACTGGTATGAGAACGTACGACAACAGTGAAATTTGGGGTATTCCATGGCAAGGGGTTGGACCAATCACTGCCATCAACTTGACGTTATTAGAAGAATTGGGTATTTATAATCCCACTGACCCTGATAATGACAACCTGCCTGGATATGACTGGACCTACGAAGAGTACGAAGAACTTCGTGACCGCATTGCTGCGATTAACGAGTTTGGACAATGCGTATTCCCTGGAGTCATCGACTTCAGTTACTTTGGAGCTAACTACTTTGACAGTGTACCAAATGGATATCGTGGATACAATATTGATACTGGGTATTTTGATTTTGCCGGCGCCACCAATTATGGTAATTGGTTACAAGAAGTAGCTGCAGAAGCCAAAGCTGGACTTCACTGGTACGACTTAACCGTTATGCCTGGTGGACAAGCGATTCTTGATGGACTTCAAGGTTGTGAAGACATTACCAACTCGTGGACCGATGGTCGCCGCGGAATCAATACGATTTACTTATGGGCATTCAATGCCGAAGTAAACTCGATGGTTACCAAAGGCCAAGAAATTGATATTTATCCTTATCCAGTTGCACCTGAAGGTGGAACAACAGCAACCTATACCTATCATGATTATTACAGTTTATCGAAAAAACTAGAAGCTGATGAAGATTGGGTACGCGCACAAGCAGCATATGAGCTTGTCAAGTGGTTAACCTATGGTGAAGAAGGATTGGAGTCACGCTGGGGCTTAATTGATGAAATCAATGAAGAAGCACGTGACGCACATGAACTCGCATTACTAGATGATCCTGAACTTGGAGCATTTGTATCACCATTCATTACTGGTGACCGTTATTTGATGGACTTCATCCAAGGATGGCCAATTACATCGAATCCGAATGTTATGGCAATCCATCCCCTCGTTGCTGGCTTTGGAGAAAACAGTGGTGGATTAGATCGTTATGAATTTGAGGCGTTCAACTTACCTGAATTCCAATTTCAAATGTCAAACGCCAATCCATATCCACGACAAATTCCGGCATTTGCTAGTGTCGCCAACGATTTTGAACCATGGGATATTAAAGATGATATGCGCGATTTAAGTTTAAGTTGGGAAAACATTGCACCAGAAATTGAAGCAACATTGAACGAAGATGTTGATAAATTCTTACAACAATATTCTAAGTAA
- a CDS encoding lamin tail domain-containing protein produces the protein MKKILSVMLIFVLSLFVVATTDVLQAEATEAVTITLHVHQFDGDYTNTGTGIWDGVTWNDWNDVQSSVDDFGAVIVKNYTAAEINAVADLVEFKPTRNVNNDDNTLEGGLAANMNYLAPDSIEGKVFLDVTALKDGSETELHAYYVEGAKDFYVVEGTPVNGMFFNVYANPEVAADDMVYDGWGMHTWNNDQPDVDWGENPLQYEIEMELESSVGWIPARLGMLEVGVSAVGDAGFIAHKGDEKSCADNMYFSTNDLLAADGKAQVVYYEHGACDFAPDYATFIGNVATQFEINSGNRLVEGTQIVAPNEMEVSMLMAKPYDELLADRFRVTDADGNDIPVTGIDYPGMAIGAYESGVVVQTETLVVVYLDTEVDHTNLGLVGSMQGWAPENAILSFGDVNGYAVFEFTSFDAVAEFKILTDDVQTDDPATDWVVEDVGFDWGDTSVSGNDNVVVDLSAGGTIEVVIDDATDTATVSELAPQDVDIANFTYTSGVTCAAEENLFTLFLDTELDPAKIGLVGSIQEATPWTPATPIMSTGVTDGGEVVFEVCATGTSFEYKVLYDPDGDGWIWDSTVDPELVRANVALDFGDGTTGGEIAHLIDAPVTHLNAYTPTLTATSIYRLSVYVDIEGDLDPTKLGLVGTVNGWDVENPILANKMDAFGHYIFDVELNSKTGEYAIVYDDEVDDPATTEVDESGFDWDDKISGNDNIAFDLGGDATLVQLATIDAEMAMTFTDLGADISEYVASSVTLMFADEAFMFDGAYTVYYEDIPPYDINQMWVDNDGNVYDFTYTDITTVDFTKGIGQGWAFIKVNFDADTVAGMDTLTVTVDGPSGEQVIIKPNDNSAIEEWVTFGDEPVTHTWTEDAFTWLLIFGAPGTDNVSGQFEILEATLSSSTAISEIMFENVPVILDNNFVEGNFVEGTGTFAIDQENIQVVFENAVLPMEGLMLQMTDGTEILMDTYMTAAMVGDYTSTVTCDAGNLLLTVHVDTRTYDTTDLTKFGIVGTINGWDVGGSLAPTGLDSKGNVVFEVCVPDIAGDEVFISEYIEGSSSNKAVELFNPTDAEIDLTGYTVEAYNNGSTEVTNSLDLTGQVIPAGGTFVIYNSGADQAILDVGDIDSTITYFNGDDAVVLKKDGVVIDIIGLVGEDPGSNWPVGDGSTGEHTLYRASNVASGNPVFDPSEWVVAEQNTFDGLGEHALAAPSGEFKVKFDTAGDGFTWDGSSDPEITPGNILFNFANGDHVLVVEGQSAADVDYMHFISVATADAFTKDGEYELVFMDGSGFEVSIPLLIDNQAPAIDQKEVVGVTFTYDPSGDAFDIMDYYTVLRFIDNRDGVLEYTIDTNLDATTPGEQTVVISATDSWGNKGTFEIVIDVIDIWDPVITGDTEVTFTAGDAEPTWEDYVTVEGGTLSVNTDQVDMDTEGTFFVLFSAVDEAGNTATHTLEVTIEAAPETGCFSSFSLGSSLIMITAVLGGAVLFFVRKK, from the coding sequence ATGAAAAAGATTTTAAGTGTTATGCTTATTTTCGTCCTGTCACTGTTTGTTGTTGCAACTACTGACGTTTTACAAGCAGAAGCAACCGAAGCTGTGACAATTACATTACACGTCCACCAATTTGATGGTGACTATACCAATACTGGTACCGGTATTTGGGATGGTGTAACGTGGAATGATTGGAACGATGTACAATCTTCTGTTGATGATTTTGGAGCAGTAATTGTCAAAAATTATACTGCTGCTGAAATCAATGCTGTTGCGGACTTAGTAGAGTTCAAGCCGACAAGAAATGTCAACAATGATGACAACACTCTTGAAGGTGGATTAGCAGCAAACATGAACTATTTAGCACCAGACAGTATCGAGGGGAAAGTGTTCCTTGATGTTACTGCATTAAAAGATGGTTCTGAAACAGAACTACATGCATATTATGTAGAAGGTGCAAAAGATTTTTATGTTGTTGAAGGAACTCCTGTAAATGGTATGTTCTTCAATGTATATGCAAACCCAGAAGTAGCCGCTGATGATATGGTTTATGACGGTTGGGGAATGCATACATGGAACAATGACCAACCAGACGTTGACTGGGGAGAAAATCCATTGCAATACGAAATCGAAATGGAACTTGAAAGTTCTGTTGGATGGATTCCCGCACGTTTAGGAATGCTAGAAGTTGGTGTGTCAGCTGTTGGTGATGCTGGATTTATCGCTCATAAAGGTGATGAAAAATCATGTGCCGACAATATGTACTTTAGCACCAATGATTTACTAGCTGCCGATGGGAAAGCACAAGTTGTGTATTATGAACATGGTGCATGTGATTTTGCACCAGATTATGCAACATTCATCGGAAATGTGGCAACACAATTTGAAATCAACTCTGGAAACCGCTTAGTTGAAGGTACACAAATTGTTGCTCCAAACGAAATGGAAGTGTCCATGTTAATGGCAAAACCATACGATGAATTATTAGCAGATCGTTTCCGTGTTACCGATGCCGATGGTAATGATATTCCTGTTACTGGAATTGACTATCCAGGTATGGCAATTGGGGCATATGAAAGTGGTGTTGTTGTACAAACAGAAACCCTAGTGGTTGTCTATTTGGATACCGAAGTGGATCACACGAACTTAGGACTTGTTGGAAGTATGCAAGGATGGGCTCCTGAAAATGCCATCTTATCTTTTGGTGATGTCAATGGTTATGCAGTATTTGAATTTACTAGTTTTGATGCTGTTGCCGAATTCAAAATCTTAACCGATGACGTACAAACCGATGATCCTGCTACCGATTGGGTAGTAGAAGATGTCGGATTTGACTGGGGAGACACAAGTGTTAGTGGAAACGACAATGTCGTTGTTGATTTAAGTGCTGGTGGAACGATTGAAGTTGTAATTGATGATGCTACTGATACAGCTACTGTTTCTGAGTTAGCTCCTCAAGATGTAGATATTGCAAACTTCACATATACATCAGGCGTAACCTGCGCTGCTGAAGAAAACTTATTCACATTATTCTTAGATACAGAACTTGATCCTGCAAAAATTGGATTAGTTGGTTCTATCCAAGAAGCTACTCCATGGACACCTGCAACACCGATTATGTCTACCGGAGTTACTGATGGTGGAGAAGTTGTATTTGAAGTATGTGCAACAGGTACATCGTTTGAATACAAAGTATTGTATGATCCAGATGGAGATGGATGGATTTGGGATTCAACTGTAGATCCTGAATTAGTTCGTGCAAATGTTGCATTAGACTTTGGAGATGGAACTACAGGTGGAGAAATTGCACACTTGATTGATGCTCCTGTAACACATCTAAATGCCTATACTCCTACCTTAACTGCTACATCTATTTATCGCTTAAGTGTATACGTTGATATTGAAGGCGATCTTGATCCAACTAAATTAGGTCTTGTTGGTACGGTTAATGGATGGGATGTTGAAAATCCAATCTTAGCAAATAAAATGGATGCCTTTGGACATTATATCTTTGATGTAGAATTAAATTCAAAAACTGGTGAATACGCCATAGTATACGATGATGAAGTAGATGATCCTGCAACTACAGAAGTAGATGAATCTGGATTTGACTGGGATGACAAAATTTCTGGAAATGACAATATCGCATTCGATCTAGGTGGAGATGCAACATTAGTTCAACTTGCGACCATTGATGCTGAAATGGCAATGACATTTACTGATTTAGGTGCAGACATAAGTGAATATGTAGCAAGCTCTGTAACCTTAATGTTTGCGGATGAAGCCTTTATGTTTGATGGTGCATATACCGTTTATTATGAAGATATTCCTCCATATGATATCAATCAAATGTGGGTAGACAATGATGGTAATGTATACGACTTTACATATACCGATATCACCACTGTTGATTTTACAAAAGGAATTGGTCAAGGTTGGGCTTTCATTAAAGTAAACTTTGACGCTGACACGGTTGCTGGTATGGATACCTTAACGGTTACCGTTGATGGACCTAGTGGTGAACAAGTAATCATTAAACCAAATGATAACAGTGCAATTGAAGAATGGGTTACATTTGGTGATGAACCAGTTACTCATACATGGACTGAAGATGCCTTTACATGGTTATTAATCTTTGGTGCTCCTGGAACCGATAATGTATCAGGACAATTTGAAATTTTAGAAGCTACGTTGTCAAGTTCGACAGCTATAAGCGAAATTATGTTTGAAAATGTACCAGTTATCCTCGACAATAACTTCGTTGAAGGAAACTTCGTTGAAGGTACTGGAACATTCGCAATCGATCAAGAAAACATCCAAGTAGTCTTTGAAAATGCAGTTCTTCCAATGGAAGGCTTAATGCTTCAAATGACGGATGGAACTGAGATCTTAATGGATACATACATGACCGCTGCAATGGTTGGTGATTATACATCAACTGTAACATGTGATGCTGGTAATTTATTGCTTACTGTCCATGTAGATACTCGTACATACGATACAACCGACTTAACGAAGTTTGGTATTGTTGGAACCATCAATGGATGGGATGTCGGTGGATCATTAGCTCCTACAGGATTGGATTCTAAAGGAAATGTTGTATTTGAAGTTTGTGTCCCAGATATTGCTGGTGATGAAGTATTCATTAGTGAATATATCGAAGGATCAAGCAGCAACAAAGCTGTTGAGTTATTCAACCCAACGGATGCAGAAATTGATTTAACTGGCTATACCGTTGAAGCTTATAATAATGGTAGTACAGAAGTTACAAACAGTTTAGACCTTACAGGACAAGTGATTCCTGCTGGCGGAACATTTGTAATCTATAACTCTGGCGCTGACCAAGCAATTCTTGATGTTGGTGATATTGATTCAACCATTACCTACTTCAATGGTGACGATGCAGTTGTCTTGAAAAAAGACGGTGTTGTCATTGATATTATTGGACTCGTTGGTGAAGATCCAGGATCAAACTGGCCTGTAGGTGACGGATCAACTGGTGAACATACACTATATCGTGCATCAAACGTAGCCTCTGGTAACCCTGTATTTGATCCAAGTGAATGGGTCGTAGCAGAACAAAATACCTTTGATGGTCTTGGTGAACATGCACTTGCAGCTCCTTCTGGAGAGTTTAAAGTGAAGTTTGATACCGCTGGTGATGGATTCACATGGGATGGTTCATCTGACCCTGAAATCACACCTGGTAACATCTTATTCAACTTCGCAAACGGCGATCATGTATTGGTTGTTGAAGGACAAAGTGCTGCGGATGTTGATTATATGCACTTTATCAGTGTTGCTACTGCAGACGCATTTACCAAAGATGGAGAATATGAATTAGTCTTTATGGATGGAAGCGGATTTGAAGTAAGCATTCCATTATTAATTGACAATCAAGCTCCTGCAATTGATCAAAAAGAAGTTGTTGGTGTAACCTTCACTTATGATCCTAGTGGTGATGCATTTGACATAATGGATTATTACACTGTCTTACGATTCATCGATAACCGTGACGGTGTATTAGAATACACGATTGATACCAATCTTGATGCCACTACACCTGGTGAACAAACCGTTGTCATTAGCGCAACCGATTCATGGGGTAACAAAGGTACCTTTGAAATCGTTATTGACGTAATCGATATTTGGGATCCTGTTATTACTGGTGATACCGAAGTCACATTTACCGCTGGTGATGCAGAACCTACATGGGAAGATTATGTAACGGTTGAAGGTGGAACACTAAGTGTTAACACCGACCAAGTAGATATGGATACTGAAGGAACATTCTTCGTATTATTCTCTGCTGTTGATGAAGCTGGTAATACAGCGACTCATACACTAGAAGTAACCATTGAAGCTGCACCTGAAACAGGATGCTTCTCAAGCTTCTCATTAGGTAGCTCATTGATTATGATTACCGCAGTATTAGGTGGAGCCGTATTATTCTTTGTCCGCAAGAAATAA